One stretch of Glycine soja cultivar W05 chromosome 7, ASM419377v2, whole genome shotgun sequence DNA includes these proteins:
- the LOC114420184 gene encoding uncharacterized protein LOC114420184, whose translation MKPRFRDTFLIFYFYFVYQLSLIYLHQGSIQYNGSNMLTVYAPRAILKCHLHQDSASAQQAYPCKINNNANLVNCNPKPFGTPCSNILFHSSSSGKCDKLQKSLHLFHHVATHKWLCGLQDSISSDDEYRSSRNIAISLFRRYRNFIDRGGADNLKEFITAGVNAYALGCTDEGLRKELMDMKNSGIEIDVMQSYGGSTSLKSKIISEEVDECILWLSIIFITILCTPQPTIVRWSSTPPVSDEVRLQWKGFCALIANAYFMKGMAWLPVKTLQLEQTAVMGQAEKPSVVASRMRLIFSTLEVVSPQWPRA comes from the exons ATGAAGCCCCGTTTCAGAGAtacttttctcattttctatttctattttgtgTATCAGCTAAGCTTAATATACCTTCACCAG GGATCAATACAATATAATGGTTCAAACATGCTAACGGTGTATGCTCCTAGAGCTATTCTGAAGTGTCATTTACACCAAGATTCAGCTTCTGCTCAACAAGCATATCCATGCAAGATCAATAATAATGCTAATTTGGTGAATTGTAATCCTAAACCTTTTGGCACTCCTTGTAGTAATATATTGTTTCATAGTTCCTCCTCTGGGAAATGTGATAAGCTACAAAAGAGCCTTCATCTATTCCATCATGTCGCCACACATAAATGGCTG TGTGGGTTACAGGATTCCATTTCATCTGATGATGAGTATCGTTCTTCCCGCAACATAGCCATCAGCTTGTTCAGGCGATACAGGAACTTCATTGATCGTGGTGGAGCCGACAATCTAAAA GAGTTCATCACTGCCGGGGTAAATGCATATGCACTAGGATGCACCGATGAAGGATTAAGGAAAGAACTTATGGATATGAAGAACTCTGGGATCGAAATTGATGTAATGCAAAGTTATGGTGGAAGCACAAGCTTAAAATCTAAGATAATCTCAGAGGAG GTTGATGAATGCATTCTCTGGTTAAGCATTATATTCATCACCATCTTGTGTACACCCCAACCAACTATTGTTAGATGGTCATCTACACCTCCAGTGTCAGATGAAGTTAGACTTCAGTGGAAAGGCTTTTGTGCCCTTATAGCAAATGCATATTTTATGAAGGGAATGGCTTG GCTTCCTGTAAAGACTCTTCAGTTAGAACAGACGGCTGTGATGGGTCAGGCTGAGAAACCGTCAGTTGTTGCTAGCAGAATGCGATTAATCTTTAGCACACTTGAG GTAGTGAGTCCACAGTGGCCAAGAGCATAG
- the LOC114420185 gene encoding aminomethyltransferase, mitochondrial has product MRGSLWQLGQSITRRLAHGDKKAVARRCFASEAELKKTVFHDFHVAHGGKMVPFAGWSMPIQYKDSIMDSTINCRQNGSLFDVSHMCGLSLKGKDAVPFLEKLVIADVAGLAPGTGTLTVFTNEKGGAIDDSVITKVTDDHIYLVVNAGCRDKDLAHIEEHMKAFKAKGGDVSWHIHDERSLLALQGPLAAPVLQHLTKEDLSKLFFGEFRVLDINGSQCFLTRTGYTGEDGFEISVPSEHGLDLAKAILEKSEGKVRLTGLGARDSLRLEAGLCLYGNDMEQHITPIEAGLTWAIGKRRRAEGGFLGADVILKQLEEGPKIRRVGFFSSGPPPRSHSEIQDEGGNNIGEITSGGFSPCLQKNIAMGYVKSGLHKAGTKVKIIIRGKPNEGVLTKMPFVPTKYYKPS; this is encoded by the exons ATGAGGGGGAGCTTGTGGCAACTTGGGCAATCGATCACTCGCCGTCTTGCCCATGGAGATAAGAAGGCTGTTGCTCGCCGATGTTTTGCCTCAGAAGCTGAGCTGAAAAAGACAGTGTTTCATGACTTCCATGTTGCTCATGGTGGGAAGATGGTTCCATTTGCTGGATGGAGCATGCCAATCCAATACAAGGACTCAATCATGGACTCTACCATCAACTGTAGGCAGAATGGTAGCCTTTTTGATGTTTCCCATATGTGTGGGCTGAGCCTCAAGGGGAAGGATGCTGTCCCATTCCTTGAAAAGCTAGTCATTGCTGATGTTGCCGGGCTTGCCCCTGGAACTGGGACATTGACTGTTTTCACAAATGAAAAAGGAGGGGCAATTGATGATTCAGTAATTACTAAGGTGACGGATGACCACATATATTTGGTTGTGAATGCTGGTTGCAGGGATAAAGATCTGGCTCATATTGAGGAACATATGAAGGCATTCAAGGCCAAAGGTGGTGATGTGTCTTGGCACATCCACGATGAAAGATCCCTACTTGCTCTGCAG GGTCCTCTTGCTGCTCCCGTTCTTCAACACCTAACAAAAGAGGATTTGAGCAAGCTATTCTTTGGGGAGTTCCGTGTGTTGGACATCAATGGCTCACAGTGCTTTCTTACCCGGACAGG GTATACTGGAGAAGATGGATTTGAGATCTCAGTTCCTTCAGAGCATGGACTAGATCTTGCCAAGGCAATACTGGAAAAATCTGAAGGGAAGGTAAGATTGACAGGATTGGGAGCTAGAGATAGTCTGCGACTTGAAGCTGGATTGTGCTTATATGGAAATGACATGGAACAGCACATTACACCTATTGAGGCAGGACTCACATGGGCTATAGGGAAGAGGAGGAGAGCAGAAGGTGGTTTTCTAGGAGCTGATGTTATCTTGAAACAGCTCGAAGAAGGTCCTAAAATCAGGCGTGttggtttcttttcttctggTCCACCTCCCAGAAGCCACAGTGAGATTCAAGATGAAGGAGGCAACAACATTGGGGAAATCACCAGTGGTGGATTCAGTCCTTGCCTCCAGAAGAACATAGCCATGGGATATGTGAAATCTGGATTGCACAAGGCAGGCACCAAAGTAAAGATTATTATTCGAGGAAAACCCAATGAAGGAGTCCTTACAAAAATGCCATTTGTACCAACAAAATACTATAAGCCATCCTGA